A window of Cytobacillus sp. FSL H8-0458 genomic DNA:
TTACTTTCTCATCTTTTGTTAACTGCAATTCTTTCAAAATTTCTTGAGTTGGACTGATCTCTCGTACTTCCAATATTATATCTTTAGGCTCCATCCCTTTTTCCTTAAACACCTTGCTAAAACTATATAATCCCATAAGTGATTGCTCTAGCTTTGGTTTAGTCACAAAAGTACCTTTGCCTTGAATGCGATAAAGCAATCCCTCTTGAACAAGTTCTTCAATGGCTTTTTTTGCGGTATTCCGGCTAACCTTGTACTCCTTCATTAGTTGATTCTCAGAAGGTATTTGATCACCGGTCTTCCAGAGCCCATTATCTATAGATTGTTTCAACCGCTCTTTGAGCTGATGGTAAAGTGGTATAACACTATCATTTTGTAACGGCTTCATAAAGAAATTCCCTTCCAATTCAATCTTTATCTTTGTGTTATAATACCATAATTTATACCATCAATCCAACAAGTCCAGCCCTAATATAGTTTCCCAACAGCTTTGGAAACATTAAAAGTTAAAATACATTCGAAATCCTATTAAAATCAGCAATACCGACAGCATTTGAATAATTACTCTCCCCGGGATTCTTTGGGAAAGTAAAACCCCAAGCTGTGAACCGGCAATGACACCCAGCCCCCCATAAACTACCGTCTGCCAGTCAATATTACCGTAATAAATATGCGATATTACACCCACAGAGGTATAAAGACAGAGGGAAAAAATAGATGTTGCAGTTGCGTAGTGAGCAGGAGTCTTAAATACATAAACTAAAATAGGAACAAGGAGCCAGCCTCCTCCGATTCCGAGATAGCTGGATAAAATTCCAATTAAAAACCCCAGCGGAATGAGCCATTTTTCCTTATAGGTGCTATCTATTTTACTTACTGCTGCGGATTGATGAATGGAACCATCCTTGCCAATAGAGGAAGCTGCTGCTACATACTCATAGCCTTCAGAAGGAACATGCCTTCTCCATTTTTCCGGCAGGTTCTTCGTAAATAAAAAGGTTCCGAGCGCAACTAATAAAGTGGCAAAAATAACATAAAAATAACCTGATGAGTAGTGCTGGAGCAGCCAGACTCCCAATAAGGAACCGGGCAAAGCACCGATGCCTAATATAAGTCCATTTTGATACTGAATCTTCTCTTTTTTCGCATAACCAATTACACCAGATAGAGAATTTATTAAGACGATGATAAGTCCTGTGCCTGCAGCAATCGCTGGCTCCAATTGAAAAATGAGAAGCAGGGCGGGAACGAAAATAAATCCGCCACCCGCACCGACAATTGTTCCGTATCCTCCTGCAAGTACACCAATTACTATAAGCAAGAAACCGGCGCTTAGATCCACTTGCATCCCCCCAATAATAAGGTTAGATTGTTTGAATAAACCTTTCACAACATTTTTTAAACTTTTTCCCGCTGCCGCATAGGCATACATCATTTCTTTCTGGCTTTGTACGTCCAGCCTCAAGATGGCTTCGAAGCCATTGCATTTTGACATTTTCCGCTAAGCTTTCCATTCGCTTATGTGCATAGTTATAAACTTGCATATAGCTATCACAGAAATAGTCTGGAATGACTGTATCATTCCCTTGACTCCACCGG
This region includes:
- a CDS encoding sulfite exporter TauE/SafE family protein, which produces MDLSAGFLLIVIGVLAGGYGTIVGAGGGFIFVPALLLIFQLEPAIAAGTGLIIVLINSLSGVIGYAKKEKIQYQNGLILGIGALPGSLLGVWLLQHYSSGYFYVIFATLLVALGTFLFTKNLPEKWRRHVPSEGYEYVAAASSIGKDGSIHQSAAVSKIDSTYKEKWLIPLGFLIGILSSYLGIGGGWLLVPILVYVFKTPAHYATATSIFSLCLYTSVGVISHIYYGNIDWQTVVYGGLGVIAGSQLGVLLSQRIPGRVIIQMLSVLLILIGFRMYFNF
- a CDS encoding GntR family transcriptional regulator, with protein sequence MKPLQNDSVIPLYHQLKERLKQSIDNGLWKTGDQIPSENQLMKEYKVSRNTAKKAIEELVQEGLLYRIQGKGTFVTKPKLEQSLMGLYSFSKVFKEKGMEPKDIILEVREISPTQEILKELQLTKDEKVIEMRRLRCVDDEPVILESSYFSKEIVSNLHVFERVGKISLYDLLEQEFNVFVTKAKEAFEPVLIRKDESEYLQTEAGKPALLLERTAYDANGQPVEFCRSIIRGDRCRFYTELT